Proteins encoded in a region of the Phoenix dactylifera cultivar Barhee BC4 chromosome 3, palm_55x_up_171113_PBpolish2nd_filt_p, whole genome shotgun sequence genome:
- the LOC103716043 gene encoding zinc finger CCCH domain-containing protein 6-like yields the protein MELHGRRPATEGAHPDPDTGVEESMWRLGLGGGGGGDMPYPERPGEPDCAYYMRTGSCGYGERCRYNHPRDRGARSGGGRTGVGEYPERVGQPVCEYYMRTGTCKFGSTCKYHHPRQGGGSVRPVLFNYYGFPLRPGEKECSYYMKTGQCKFGSTCKFHHPQPAGASVPSPAPTFYPTVQSPAVPSPHPYSSLGGWQVGRPSVLPGSYMPGSYGPMLLSPGVVPVQGWGPYPAPVSPVVSPGGQQTVQAGHLYGLSSQTASVPAYPGPYTPVSSSAGPSSSSQREHTFPERPGQPECQFYMRTGDCKFGATCRYHHPRDWSIPKTNCALSPLGLPLRPGAQPCAYYAQHGVCKFGPTCKFDHPMGTLSYSPSASSLSDMPVAPYPIGFSVATLAPSSSSSDLRPEFISTKESFPTRVPSSESTSSGSVGSIFSRGSFLPHSLIQPQASTLSSSSNIGHGGEISGSS from the exons ATGGAGCTGCACGGACGGAGGCCCGCAACGGAGGGCGCCCATCCGGATCCCGACACTGGCGTGGAAG AATCCATGTGGAGGTTGGGattgggcggcggcggcggcggtgataTGCCGTACCCGGAGCGACCCGGCGAGCCCGACTGTGCCTACTACATGCGCACCGGATCGTGTGGCTATGGCGAGAGGTGCCGCTACAATCACCCCCGCGATCGCGGAGCG CGAAGCGGCGGTGGAAGGACCGGAGTGGGAGAGTATCCAGAGCGCGTGGGCCAACCTGTGTGTGAG TATTACATGAGGACCGGAACTTGCAAATTTGGTTCTACGTGCAAGTACCACCACCCGAGACAAGGAGGTGGATCTGTGCGGCCAGTGTTGTTCAATTATTATGGATTCCCGCTACGGCCG GGTGAAAAAGAGTGCTCCTACTATATGAAAACAGGACAGTGCAAGTTTGGGTCAACCTGTAAATTCCATCATCCACAACCTGCTGGTGCTTCAGTGCCTTCACCTGCACCTACATTTTATCCAACGGTGCAGTCTCCTGCAGTTCCTTCACCTCATCCATATTCATCTTTAGGCGGTTGGCAAGTGGGAAGGCCTTCAGTGTTGCCTGGGTCATACATGCCAGGGTCTTATGGTCCCATGCTGCTTTCTCCTGGAGTTGTTCCAGTTCAGGGTTGGGGTCCTTATCCG GCTCCTGTAAGTCCAGTAGTCTCCCCTGGTGGGCAACAAACTGTTCAAGCAGGACATTTGTATGGGTTATCCAGCCAAACTGCTTCAGTCCCTGCTTACCCAGGACCTTATACTCCAGTATCTTCCTCAGCTGGGCCTTCAAGCAGTAGTCAGAGGGAACACACATTTCCAGAGCGACCTGGCCAACCTGAGTGCCAGTTCTACATGAGGACAGGAGATTGTAAATTTGGAGCCACATGTAGATACCATCATCCACGAGACTGGAGCATACCAAAAACAAACTGTGCTCTTAGCCCTCTAGGTCTCCCTCTTCGTCCG GGGGCTCAGCCTTGTGCATACTATGCTCAACATGGAGTGTGTAAGTTTGGGCCAACATGCAAATTTGATCATCCAATGGGAACTTTGAGCTACAGTCCTTCTGCTTCTTCTCTTTCTGATATGCCTGTTGCTCCCTACCCAATTGGATTCTCTGTGGCGACATTGGCTCCATCCTCATCATCTTCAGATCTACGGCCTGAATTCATTTCTACCAAGGAGTCTTTCCCTACCCGAGTGCCATCATCTGAGAGCACATCTAGTGGTTCTGTTGGTTCAATTTTTTCAAGGGGGAGTTTCCTTCCCCACTCCCTCATTCAACCACAAGCTTCTACGTTGAGTAGCAGCAGCAACATAGGTCATGGTGGTGAGATATCTGGTTCAAGCTGA
- the LOC120110086 gene encoding pentatricopeptide repeat-containing protein At5g12100, mitochondrial-like: MREKMGLKPNVVSYGSLLNGLCKKGKLLEAEAIFHDMVNREISPNVQARTMFIDAYCAAGKIQKACALFEDMKRRGISPNTVTYNALIKGLCKEGRLSEAEELTLCLEDGGLRPDVVTCNMMISARCNGGNTHRECEDERKVLSLQKEMAEKGILTRGMRRNNSVMDKFAAQM; the protein is encoded by the exons ATGcgggagaagatggggcttaagcCAAATGTGGTATCCTATGGCTCTCTTCTGAATGGCTTGTGCAAGAAGGGAAAGCTCCTCGAAGCAGAAGCTATCTTCCATGACATGGTGAATAGAGAAATTTCACCCAATGTGCAGGCCCGTACCATGTTTATTGATGCATATTGTGCAGCAGGTAAGATCCAGAAAGCCTGTGCACTGTTTGAGGACATGAAGAGAAGAGGGATCTCTCCAAATACCGTAACTTATAATGCTCTCATAAAAGGTCTCTGCAAAGAAGGGCGTCTATCTGAAGCTGAAGAACTGACCCTTTGTCTAGAAGATGGTGGTCTGAGGCCCGATGTGGTTACGTGCAATATGATGATCTCGGCACGCTGCAACGGCGGCAATACACATAGAG AATGTGAAGATGAACGCAAGGTTCTTTCTTTACAGAAAGAAATGGCCGAAAAGGGCATATTAACTCGAGGGATGAGAAGAAATAATTCGGTAATGGATAAGTTTGCAGCTCAGATGTGA
- the LOC120110089 gene encoding NAC transcription factor NAM-A1-like produces the protein MGIVSNYLERKKRFDGWIAFLTRSTGDFMHGVGEEVYYFTPRHRASANGSVCRANRNTGEGFWHGNARGQLIFKDGFSEVIRHKSSLVFKFRDSQRKRLHPNWIMHEYLLHSPDGKNFLALIGRIFLSEDGSMQNLSQGEQQRSCSSDGVVNETTAWTEQKIASQLVPLPGVLVDDRSTSTTIPAFTSRDAGFIDSNILNWVDNVILAPPSSPTSVSSGNQPMEVPPPGVLDPNSSTPSTSGDAGFNDSDILSWVDNVILATPSFPTPVPSGSQPMEVPPPGVPVDDRSTGTTVPPSTSGNASLQRVLNTTIFSYINFFWQPTYGGAYVIEWWKP, from the exons ATGGGGATTG TTTCCAATTAtttagaaaggaaaaaaaggttTGATGGCTGGATTGCTTTCTTGACTCGATCTACAGGGGATTTTATGCATGGAGTAGGGGAGGAGGTGTACTACTTCACTCCCAGGCATAGGGCGAGCGCCAACGGGAGTGTGTGTAGGGCGAACCGCAATACTGGGGAGGGCTTCTGGCATGGCAATGCTCGGGGCCAGCTCATCTTCAAGGATGGCTTCTCCGAGGTGATCAGGCATAAGTCGTCCCTTGTCTTCAAGTTCAGAGACAGCCAGCGGAAGAGACTGCACCCTAACTGGATCATGCACGAGTACCTCCTCCACTCTCCTGATGGCAAG AATTTTCTAGCACTAATTGGTAGGATCTTTCTTTCAGAAGATGGCTCTATGCAGAATTTATCCCAAGGGGAACAGCAAAGAAGCTG CAGCAGTGATGGTGTTGTGAATGAGACTACTGCTTGGACGGAGCAAAAGATTGCATCTCAGTTGGTGCCACTGCCAGGAGTACTTGTCGATGACCGCTCCACTAGCACCACTATCCCCGCTTTCACTTCTCGCGATGCTGGCTTCATCGATTCTAACATCTTGAACTGGGTCGACAACGTGATCTTAGCACCACCATCTTCTCCTACATCAGTTTCTTCTGGCAACCAACCTATGGAGGTGCCACCACCAGGAGTACTG gaccCTAATAGTAGTACCCCTTCCACTTCTGGTGATGCTGGCTTCAACGACTCTGACATCTTGAGCTGGGTGGACAACGTGATCTTAGCAACACCATCTTTTCCTACACCAGTTCCTTCTGGTAGCCAACCTATGGAGGTGCCACCGCCAGGAGTACCTGTGGATGATCGCTCCACCGGCACCACTGTCCCCCCTTCCACTTCTGGCAATGCTAGCTTACAACGTGTTCTTAACACTACCATCTTCTCCTACATCAATTTCTTTTGGCAACCAACCTATGGAGGTGCCTATGTCATCGAATGGTGGAAACCTTAG